In one window of Miscanthus floridulus cultivar M001 chromosome 12, ASM1932011v1, whole genome shotgun sequence DNA:
- the LOC136495576 gene encoding uncharacterized protein, producing the protein MARGRGRGRGGGRGAPFGAGEEPAPEEPALGAGAAQQLGGGAPPPPPPLLAEVMDRQTRLLETLAQGMLHRHGVPPNDFQRKLEGFLKLRPPTFDTADDDPIAAEDWLREMEKKLDLTTCTDEECVGVAAHQLTGAARAWWDSYCDAHEDPGSISWEEFAEAFREHHVPEGVMDAKVEEFRNISQGSQRVQEYTTRFTRMMRYAPGETDTEKKKMYCFKKGLNSRLKVALSGHACRTLREMVNKVLEMERDRLEADALHKEKKRRFESPSRGLAPQRPRAHALPPLRPRYTQGAVTAPSRGGGTYTANYHRPAQSRPAPSRPTQGAGSWRTATPTPTGSVPFTCFGCGQPGHKIAECPVKNGTPPAPTQTRPAATPSAPRKNVAGAVRSRLNHMTAEDAQDAPDVVYGMFLVQGVIASVLFDSGATCSYISTKFAQEHSIPVTPRKKPIDTSSPLGRILCTKRCQGVSITIEGYPFLADLTLLPSEGLDVILGMDWLTQHKGVISCSPRHAT; encoded by the exons ATGGCccgtggtcgtggccgtggccgtggagggGGCAGGGGAGCACCCTTCGGTGCCGGGGAGGAGCCCGCACCAGAGGAGCCCGCACTGGGGGCGGGTGCCGCCCAGCAGCTTGGAGGAGgtgcaccaccgccaccgccaccactgctGGCGGAGGTGATGGACCGCCAAACCCGCCTCTTGGAGACGCTGGCTCAAGGAATGCTACATCGCCACGGGGTTCCTCCCAACGACTTCCAGCGGAAGTTGGAGGGTTTCCTCAAGCTGAGGCCTCCTACTTTCGACACCGCCGACGACGACCCCATCGCCGCTGAGGACTGGCTCcgtgagatggagaagaagctggaCCTCACCACCTGCACTGACGAAGAGTGTGTGGGGGTCGCCGCCCACCAGCTCACTGGCGCTGCACGCGCATGGTGGGACAGCTACTGTGACGCCCACGAGGACCCGGGGAGTATCTCTTGGGAGGAGTTCGCCGAGGCCTTTCGGGAGCACCACGTGCCCGAAGGTGTCATGGATGCCAAGgtggaggagttccgcaacatctcCCAGGGCTCCCAGAGGGTTCAGGAGTACACCACTCGCTTCACCCGCATGATGAGGTATGCTCCGGGTGAGACCGATACTGAGAAGAAAAAGATGTACTGCTTCAAGAAGGGGCTGAACTCTCGTCTCAAGGTGGCCCTCTCGGGTCATGCCTGCCGCACCCTTCGTGAGATGGTCAACAAGGTACTAGAGATGGAGAGGGATCGTCTGGAGGCGGACGCCCTCCACAAGGAGAAGAAGCGTCGGTTCGAGAGTCCCTCTCGTGGCCTGGCTCCGCAGAGGCCACGTGCTCACGCGCTTCCCCCGCTCCGCCCACGTTACACTCAAGGGGCTGTGACCGCACCGAGCCGTGGAGGTGGTACCTACACCGCCAACTACCACCGCCCCGCTCAGAGCCGTCCTGCTCCGAGTCGCCCCACTCAGGGAGCTGGCTCGTGGAGGACCGCTACACCCACCCCCACAGGTAGCGTGCCCTTCACTTGCTTCGGTTGTGGCCAGCCTGGTCATAAGATCGCCGAGTGCCCCGTCAAGAACGGCACACCGCCTGCTCCGACCCAGACGAGACCGGCTGCTACACCTTCTGCACCGCGCAAGAATGTTGCAGGGGCTGTCCGTAGTCGTCTCAACCACATGACCGCGGAGGACGCCCAGGACGCTcctgacgtggtgtacggtatgtttttggtACAGGGAGTTATCGCTTCGGTTTTGTTCGACTCTGGAGCTACTTGCTCATACATTTCCACCAAGTTTGCACAAGAGCATAGCATACCTGTGACCCCTCGCAAGAAGCCCATTGACACTAGTTCACCTTTGGGTCGCATTTTATGCACCAAGAGATGTCAGGGAGTGAGTATCACCATTGAGGGCTACCCTTTCCTAGCCGATCTCACCTTACTTCCATCTGAGGGACTAGATGTCATACTGGGAATGGATTGGTTGACACAGCACAAAGGAGTGATATCTTGTTCACCGAG GCATGCCACCTGA